The following proteins come from a genomic window of Streptomyces sp. NBC_00539:
- a CDS encoding SulP family inorganic anion transporter, translating to MTATSATDPSAANSSATGHRFRTLWPGSRPSRQPGKGLPAGLSADLSASVAVFLIALPLSLGIALATGAPLQAGLVAAAVGGIVAGRLGGAPLLVSGAATGLTVVTAELIQRYGWRTTCAITVLAGCCQLGLAFLRTARSALMVSPAIVHGMLAGIGVTIALAQLHIVLGGTPQSSALANVRGLPAQLADLYPAAVGISVLTLVVLLGWPRLPGRAGRALRKVPAALAAVATATVFATAAGLHLPRVDLPSWRSHALPELPEGPVLGIVAAVLTVTLVGSVESLLSAVATDKLTASARTRGSRPPRADLNRELCGQGAANVLSGALGGLPVAGGAVRSAANVRAGAVSRRASMLHGLWIMLAAGLLVPVLDLIPLASLAALVMVVGVQMVSATHVRTVTRHREILVYVTTIAAVVLGGVLEGVAVGIAVAVALALHRLARTRITLEELEGVHRVWARGQLTFLAVPRLSRVLNQIPHDAQAVIELDGSFMDHAAFETLQDWKDAHVAHGGSVEVTGRTGPRPVESGRPGGGEPAGPGGDLRGAHHCCRPWTPWKNHCDHRPAGREEDRTPPRPAGATAVSESRRRGAGQLASGISAFQRDTAPHVRDELARLAREGQQPSQLFLTCADSRLVTSMITASGPGDLFTVRNVGNLVPLPGAEAADDSVAAAIEYAVDVLKVDSITVCGHSGCGAMQALLNSNPGAPMTPLRRWLRHGLPSLERMTSRHHPWARIAGRLPADAVEQLCLTNVVQQLEHLRAHESVARRLAEGTLELHGMYFHVGEAQAYLLSGGDDFFDCRVFDSVGGHA from the coding sequence GGCGCACCGCTCCAGGCCGGTCTGGTGGCCGCGGCGGTCGGCGGGATCGTGGCCGGGCGGCTCGGCGGCGCACCGCTCCTGGTGAGCGGGGCGGCCACGGGACTCACCGTGGTCACCGCCGAGTTGATCCAGCGCTACGGGTGGCGCACCACGTGCGCCATCACCGTGCTCGCCGGCTGCTGCCAGCTCGGGCTCGCGTTCCTGCGCACCGCCCGGTCGGCGCTCATGGTGAGCCCGGCCATCGTGCACGGCATGCTCGCGGGCATCGGGGTGACCATCGCGCTGGCCCAGCTGCACATCGTGCTCGGAGGCACCCCGCAGAGCTCCGCCCTCGCCAATGTCCGGGGTCTGCCGGCCCAGTTGGCCGACCTGTATCCCGCCGCGGTCGGCATCAGCGTGCTGACGCTGGTCGTGCTGCTCGGCTGGCCACGACTGCCCGGGCGGGCCGGGCGGGCCCTGCGCAAGGTGCCCGCCGCACTCGCCGCCGTCGCGACCGCCACCGTCTTCGCGACCGCGGCCGGGCTGCACCTGCCCCGGGTGGACCTGCCGTCCTGGCGCAGCCATGCGCTGCCCGAGCTGCCCGAGGGGCCGGTGCTCGGGATCGTCGCCGCCGTGCTGACGGTCACGCTGGTCGGCAGTGTGGAGTCCCTGCTGTCCGCCGTCGCCACCGACAAGCTGACCGCCTCCGCCCGGACGAGGGGCAGCCGCCCGCCGCGCGCCGATCTCAACCGGGAGCTGTGCGGGCAGGGCGCGGCGAACGTCCTCTCTGGAGCCCTGGGCGGGCTGCCCGTGGCGGGCGGGGCGGTACGCAGCGCGGCGAACGTCCGGGCCGGGGCGGTCAGCCGCCGGGCGTCGATGCTGCACGGTCTGTGGATCATGCTCGCCGCCGGGCTGCTCGTCCCGGTCCTCGACCTGATCCCGCTCGCCTCGCTCGCCGCGCTGGTGATGGTGGTGGGGGTGCAGATGGTGAGCGCGACGCATGTGCGCACCGTCACCCGGCACCGCGAGATCCTGGTCTACGTGACGACGATCGCGGCCGTGGTCCTGGGCGGTGTCCTGGAGGGTGTCGCCGTCGGCATCGCGGTGGCCGTGGCGCTCGCCCTGCACCGGCTCGCCCGGACCCGGATCACGCTCGAAGAGCTGGAGGGCGTCCACCGGGTGTGGGCGCGGGGGCAGTTGACCTTCCTCGCCGTCCCGCGACTGAGCCGAGTGCTGAACCAGATTCCGCACGACGCGCAGGCGGTGATCGAGCTCGACGGCTCGTTCATGGACCACGCCGCCTTCGAGACGCTCCAGGACTGGAAGGACGCGCACGTCGCACACGGTGGTTCGGTCGAGGTGACGGGCCGCACCGGGCCCCGGCCCGTCGAGAGCGGCCGGCCCGGAGGCGGTGAGCCGGCCGGACCGGGAGGAGATCTGCGCGGGGCGCACCACTGCTGCCGCCCCTGGACGCCTTGGAAGAACCACTGCGACCACCGCCCCGCCGGGCGCGAGGAGGACCGTACGCCGCCCAGGCCGGCGGGCGCGACCGCAGTGAGCGAGTCCCGCAGGCGCGGAGCCGGACAACTGGCCAGCGGAATCAGCGCCTTCCAGCGGGACACCGCACCGCACGTGCGGGACGAGCTGGCCCGGCTCGCCCGCGAGGGGCAGCAGCCGTCCCAGCTGTTCCTCACCTGCGCCGATTCCCGGCTGGTGACCAGCATGATCACGGCCAGCGGGCCGGGTGACCTCTTCACCGTCCGCAACGTCGGCAATCTGGTTCCGCTGCCGGGTGCGGAGGCCGCGGACGATTCGGTCGCGGCGGCGATCGAGTACGCCGTGGACGTGCTCAAGGTGGACAGCATCACCGTGTGCGGGCACTCGGGCTGTGGCGCGATGCAGGCGCTGCTGAACTCGAACCCGGGAGCGCCGATGACCCCGCTGCGGCGCTGGCTGCGGCACGGTCTGCCCAGCCTGGAGCGGATGACGAGCCGGCACCACCCCTGGGCCCGGATCGCGGGCCGGCTGCCGGCGGACGCCGTGGAGCAGCTGTGCCTGACCAATGTCGTCCAGCAGCTGGAGCACCTGCGGGCGCACGAATCGGTGGCGAGACGGCTGGCCGAGGGCACGCTGGAGCTGCACGGGATGTACTTCCACGTGGGCGAGGCCCAGGCGTACCTGCTCTCCGGGGGTGACGACTTCTTCGACTGCCGGGTCTTCGACAGCGTCGGCGGCCACGCCTGA